Part of the Bacillus cabrialesii genome is shown below.
GCGTTTTTTGATCCTTTGAGCTGTATTTTTCTTTGAGCTTTTGCATTTCCGGCTGTAACGCCTGCATCGCTTTTGAACTTCTCAGCTGCTTAATCATCAGCGGCAAAATTAATAAACGAATTAAAATGGTAACAAGAATAATTGAAAGTCCATAGTTATCTCCCGTCAATTTCGCTACATACGTAATGAGCTCAGACAATGGATATACTACGTACTTGTCCCAAAAATGCGGACTATCTGCAGTGATCGGCTCTTTCACACTTGAGCATCCAGCCAAAAGCATGAATACGCCAACCATACTTAATAGCAACCCTATTCTCCTTTTCAACAACATTTCCTCCTATAATTAATCTTTACACTCTTTTATTGCAAAGCATACTTGTATGTATTTTAGCATCTTTCAGTTTTAAATGGTGTCTTTTTCTGATCAACCAGAAAGGAAGCGCTTTTAAAAGTTGTAAGAAAGCAGTGGCAATTCCTACTTTGACGAAGATTTCTTATATAAAGAAGACTTCCTGAAAAGATGCTGCAGACTTTTTTTCGTTTCCTCAAATGTCAGCTGGCTCGCCGGTTTTCTCGCAATAATGATATAATCCTTTTCCTTCAGTCTCTCTTTCTCTTCAAGAAAAGCCTGCCGAATCAAACGTTTAATCCGGTTTCGCATCACAGCGTTGCCAATTTTTTTGCTGACGGAAAGCCCGACACGCAGCTCATCGTTTTCAGGCTGATCAAGCGTATATAAGACAAACTGGCGGTTCGCTACTGATGTCCCATGCTTAAACACTTTTTGAAAATCTTCATTTTTCTTTAAACGATTTCGCTTCTTCAAATGAC
Proteins encoded:
- the rnpA gene encoding ribonuclease P protein component; amino-acid sequence: MKKRNRLKKNEDFQKVFKHGTSVANRQFVLYTLDQPENDELRVGLSVSKKIGNAVMRNRIKRLIRQAFLEEKERLKEKDYIIIARKPASQLTFEETKKSLQHLFRKSSLYKKSSSK